A genomic region of Pseudomonas sp. MPC6 contains the following coding sequences:
- a CDS encoding transglycosylase SLT domain-containing protein produces MRSRLLSLLSCFLLTATAVQTVQAVDLSTQRQYYDEAKRALAKGDTGPYFRYSQALADYPLEPYLAYDELTARLKFASNAEIEKFLAEHGDLPQANWMKLRWLRWLAERGDWATFVKYYDPKMNFTELDCLNAQYQITHNQKTEGYANAQKLWLTGKTQPANCDTLFGIWAAEGQLTEQRRWERTKLAAHARNYPLANSLVNGLTTLAPRGRLLVEVAQKPELLNDPARFIPADEPMSDVVSLGLRRLARQDPDRAMQMLDGYASSMHFSRDEKVAIAREIGLSLAKRFDPRALDMMTKYDPELRDNTVSEWRMRLLLRLARWDEAYQLSRRLPQDLATTNRWRYWQARSLELAQPQSPEAQTLYKGLARERDFYGFLAADRSQSPYSLNNKPLVLSQALINKVRNTPGIRRALEFHARGQIVDGRREWYHVSRHLSRDEMVAQAKLAYDLKWYFPAIRTISQAQYWDDLNIRFPMAHRETLVREAKVRGLHSSWVFAITRQESAFMEDARSSVGASGLMQLMPGTAKETARKFSIPLASPQQVLDPDKNIQLGAAYLSQVHAQFNGNRVLASAAYNAGPGRVRQWLRGADHLSFDVWVESIPFDETRQYVQNVLSYSVIYGQKLNSPQPLVDWHERYFDDQ; encoded by the coding sequence ATGCGCAGTCGCCTTTTAAGTCTTTTGTCCTGTTTCCTTCTTACTGCCACTGCCGTTCAAACCGTCCAGGCCGTGGATTTGTCCACCCAACGCCAGTATTACGACGAAGCCAAGCGCGCCCTGGCCAAGGGTGACACCGGTCCGTATTTTCGCTACAGCCAGGCCCTCGCCGATTATCCGCTGGAACCGTACCTGGCGTATGACGAGCTGACCGCGCGCCTGAAATTCGCAAGCAATGCCGAAATCGAGAAATTCCTCGCCGAACACGGTGACCTGCCCCAGGCCAACTGGATGAAATTGCGCTGGTTGCGCTGGCTGGCCGAACGCGGCGACTGGGCGACCTTCGTCAAGTATTACGACCCGAAGATGAATTTCACTGAGCTGGACTGCCTCAACGCGCAGTACCAGATCACCCATAACCAGAAAACCGAAGGCTACGCCAACGCGCAAAAACTCTGGCTGACCGGCAAAACCCAACCGGCCAACTGCGACACGCTGTTCGGTATCTGGGCCGCCGAAGGCCAACTGACCGAGCAGCGACGCTGGGAGCGCACCAAGCTCGCGGCCCACGCGCGCAACTATCCGCTGGCCAACAGCCTGGTCAACGGCCTGACCACCCTCGCCCCCCGCGGCCGCCTGCTGGTGGAAGTGGCGCAAAAACCTGAACTGCTCAACGACCCGGCGCGCTTCATCCCGGCCGACGAGCCGATGTCCGACGTGGTCAGCCTCGGCCTGCGCCGCTTGGCACGGCAGGATCCGGACCGGGCGATGCAGATGCTCGACGGCTATGCCAGCAGCATGCACTTCTCCCGCGACGAAAAAGTGGCGATCGCCCGGGAAATCGGGCTGTCCCTGGCCAAGCGGTTCGACCCTCGGGCGTTGGACATGATGACCAAATATGACCCGGAACTGCGCGACAACACCGTGTCGGAATGGCGCATGCGCCTGCTGTTGCGCCTGGCCCGCTGGGACGAAGCCTACCAGTTGAGCCGCCGCCTGCCGCAGGACCTGGCGACGACCAACCGCTGGCGCTACTGGCAGGCGCGCAGCCTGGAACTGGCGCAGCCGCAGAGCCCGGAAGCACAGACGCTCTACAAGGGCCTGGCCCGCGAGCGTGACTTCTACGGGTTCCTGGCCGCCGATCGCTCGCAGTCGCCCTACTCGCTGAACAACAAACCGCTGGTGCTCAGCCAGGCCCTGATCAACAAGGTGCGCAACACCCCGGGCATCCGTCGGGCACTGGAGTTCCACGCCCGCGGGCAAATCGTCGACGGTCGTCGCGAGTGGTACCACGTCAGCCGCCACTTGAGCCGCGATGAAATGGTCGCCCAGGCCAAACTGGCCTATGACCTGAAATGGTATTTCCCGGCGATCCGCACCATCAGCCAGGCGCAGTACTGGGACGACCTGAACATCCGCTTCCCGATGGCCCACCGCGAAACCCTGGTGCGTGAAGCCAAGGTCCGTGGGCTGCACTCGAGCTGGGTGTTCGCCATCACCCGCCAGGAAAGCGCCTTCATGGAAGACGCCCGTTCCAGCGTCGGCGCCAGCGGCCTGATGCAGTTGATGCCCGGCACCGCCAAGGAAACCGCGCGCAAGTTCAGCATTCCACTGGCCTCGCCACAGCAGGTGCTCGATCCGGACAAGAACATCCAGCTCGGCGCCGCGTACCTGAGCCAGGTCCACGCCCAGTTCAACGGCAACCGCGTCCTCGCCTCCGCCGCCTACAACGCCGGCCCCGGCCGTGTGCGCCAGTGGCTGCGCGGCGCGGACCACCTGAGCTTCGACGTGTGGGTGGAAAGCATCCCGTTCGACGAAACCCGCCAGTACGTGCAGAACGTGTTGTCGTACTCGGTGATCTATGGCCAGAAGCTCAACTCGCCACAGCCGCTGGTGGATTGGCATGAGCGGTATTTTGACGATCAATGA
- a CDS encoding ATP-binding cassette domain-containing protein, which produces MTLLKFSDVSLAFGAMPLLDKVSWQIARGERVCIIGRNGTGKSSMMKLVKGDQKPDEGSVWRAPGLKIGELPQELPVADERTVFDVVAEGLDGVGELLAQYHHLSQNIVTDADLDKLMHVQHDLEARDGWRLQQLVDSTLSRLQLPADKTLAELSGGWRRRVLLAQALVSEPDLLLLDEPTNHLDIGAIAWLEEALKDFQGAVLFITHDRSFLQNLATRILELDRGGLIDWNGDYASFLVHKEASLAAEDTANALFDKKLAQEEVWIRQGIKARRTRNEGRVRALKALRNERSERRERTGKANIQLDTADKSGKQVMVLDNVSFAHPGGPFLIKDFSMVLTRGDRIGLLGANGTGKTTLLKLMLSGLQPTSGTVEEGTRIDVAYFDQLRHQLDLEKTVIDNVAEGRDFIDIDGQSRHVLSYLGDFLFSPQRARTPVKALSGGERARLLLAKLFSKPANLLVLDEPTNDLDVETLELLEEVLLTFNGTVLMVSHDRAFLDNVVTSTLVFEGEGKVREYVGGYQDWLRQGGSPRLLGVTESKSGKADLTSAVVTAEPAPVAAAEAPMAKKKLSYKVQRELEALPGQIEAMEQQIAAVEAQMADAGFYQRPAAETAAVIAQLEQLHAELDVMVERWAELDA; this is translated from the coding sequence ATGACCCTGCTCAAATTCAGCGATGTGTCCCTTGCTTTCGGCGCTATGCCGTTGTTGGACAAGGTGTCCTGGCAGATCGCCCGTGGTGAGCGGGTGTGCATCATCGGCCGTAACGGCACTGGCAAGTCCAGCATGATGAAGCTCGTCAAGGGCGACCAGAAGCCTGACGAGGGCTCCGTTTGGCGCGCACCCGGCCTCAAGATTGGCGAATTGCCGCAAGAATTGCCGGTAGCCGACGAGCGGACCGTGTTCGACGTGGTGGCCGAAGGCCTGGACGGTGTCGGCGAGCTGCTCGCGCAGTATCACCACCTGAGCCAGAACATCGTCACTGACGCCGACCTGGACAAGCTGATGCACGTCCAGCACGACCTCGAAGCCCGTGACGGCTGGCGTTTGCAGCAACTGGTCGACAGCACCCTGAGCCGCCTGCAGTTGCCGGCCGACAAGACCCTCGCCGAATTGTCCGGCGGCTGGCGTCGCCGCGTCCTGCTGGCCCAGGCCCTGGTCTCCGAACCGGACCTGTTGCTGCTCGACGAACCGACCAACCACCTGGACATCGGTGCCATCGCCTGGCTCGAAGAGGCGTTGAAGGATTTCCAGGGCGCCGTGCTGTTCATCACGCACGACCGTTCCTTCCTGCAGAACCTGGCAACGCGCATCCTCGAACTGGATCGCGGCGGCCTGATCGACTGGAACGGCGACTACGCCAGCTTCCTCGTGCACAAAGAAGCCTCGCTGGCCGCTGAAGACACCGCCAATGCGCTGTTCGACAAGAAACTGGCCCAGGAAGAAGTCTGGATCCGCCAGGGCATCAAGGCGCGCCGTACCCGCAACGAAGGCCGCGTACGCGCCCTGAAAGCCCTGCGCAACGAGCGCAGCGAGCGTCGTGAGCGCACCGGCAAGGCCAACATTCAGCTGGACACCGCCGACAAGTCCGGCAAGCAGGTGATGGTCCTCGATAACGTGAGCTTCGCTCACCCGGGCGGCCCGTTCCTGATCAAGGATTTCTCGATGGTCCTGACGCGCGGCGACCGTATCGGTCTGCTCGGCGCCAACGGTACCGGCAAGACCACCCTGTTGAAACTGATGCTCAGCGGCCTGCAGCCAACCAGCGGCACCGTGGAGGAGGGGACGCGCATCGACGTGGCCTACTTCGACCAGTTGCGCCATCAGCTGGACCTGGAAAAGACCGTGATCGACAACGTGGCCGAAGGTCGCGACTTCATCGATATCGATGGCCAGAGCCGTCACGTGCTGAGCTACCTCGGCGACTTCCTGTTCAGCCCGCAGCGTGCCCGCACGCCGGTCAAGGCGCTGTCCGGCGGTGAGCGTGCCCGTCTGTTGCTGGCGAAACTGTTCAGCAAGCCGGCGAACCTGCTGGTGCTCGACGAACCGACCAACGACCTCGACGTCGAAACCCTCGAGCTGCTGGAAGAGGTCTTGCTGACCTTCAACGGCACCGTGCTGATGGTCAGTCACGACCGGGCATTCCTCGACAACGTGGTCACCAGCACCCTGGTCTTCGAAGGTGAAGGCAAGGTTCGCGAATACGTCGGTGGTTACCAGGACTGGCTGCGCCAGGGCGGCTCGCCGCGCCTGCTGGGCGTGACCGAGAGCAAATCCGGCAAGGCCGACCTGACCTCTGCGGTGGTCACGGCTGAGCCGGCGCCTGTGGCGGCGGCAGAAGCGCCAATGGCGAAGAAAAAGCTCAGCTACAAAGTCCAGCGCGAGCTGGAAGCCTTGCCGGGCCAGATCGAAGCCATGGAACAGCAGATCGCTGCCGTTGAAGCGCAGATGGCGGATGCCGGTTTTTACCAGCGTCCGGCGGCTGAAACCGCAGCGGTGATTGCCCAGCTGGAGCAGTTGCATGCTGAACTCGACGTCATGGTCGAGCGCTGGGCCGAGCTGGATGCCTGA
- a CDS encoding universal stress protein, protein MPYNHILVAVDLTEECDPVIHRARELSVSNGCKLSLVHIVEPMAMAFGGDVPMDLSQLQQQQFDQARERLDRLIIKYPELSKEYSHLTYGQPRQEIHHLAKEQGCDLIVVGSHGRHGLALLLGSTANDVLHGAPCDVLAVRLQNKS, encoded by the coding sequence ATGCCCTACAACCACATCCTGGTCGCTGTAGACCTGACCGAAGAGTGCGACCCTGTCATCCACCGCGCTCGCGAGCTGTCGGTGAGCAACGGCTGCAAGCTCTCCCTGGTGCACATCGTCGAGCCGATGGCCATGGCCTTTGGCGGTGACGTACCGATGGACCTGTCACAACTGCAACAGCAGCAGTTCGATCAGGCCCGGGAGCGTCTGGACCGGCTCATCATCAAGTATCCGGAGCTGTCCAAGGAATACAGCCACCTGACCTACGGCCAGCCCCGCCAGGAGATCCACCACCTGGCCAAGGAGCAAGGGTGCGACCTGATCGTGGTCGGCAGCCATGGCCGCCACGGTCTGGCGCTACTGCTGGGCTCCACCGCCAATGACGTACTGCACGGCGCGCCGTGCGACGTGCTTGCGGTGCGCCTGCAAAACAAAAGCTGA
- the fadB gene encoding fatty acid oxidation complex subunit alpha FadB — MIYEGKAITVKALESGIVELKFDLKGESVNKFNRLTLNELRQAVDTIKADNSIKGVIVSSGKDVFIVGADITEFVENFKLPDAELVAGNLEANRIFSDFEDLNVPTVAAINGIALGGGLEMCLAADYRVMANTAKIGLPEVKLGIYPGFGGTVRLPRIIGADNAIEWIAAGKENRAEDALKVGAVDAVVAPEKLLDAALNLIKGAISGEFDYKAKRQPKLEKLKLNAIEQMMSFETAKGFVAGQAGPNYPAPVEAIKTIQKAANFGRDKALEVEAAGFVKLAKTSAAQCLIGLFLNDQELKKKAKAYDEIAKDVKQAAVLGAGIMGGGIAYQSASKGTPILMKDINEHGIEQGLAEAAKLLVSRVDKGRMTAAKMAEVLNGIRPTLSYGDFGHVDLVVEAVVENPKVKQAVLAEVEGQVKEDTILASNTSTISITLLAKALKRPENFVGMHFFNPVHMMPLVEVIRGEKSSELAIATTVAYAKKMGKNPIVVNDCPGFLVNRVLFPYFGGFAKLVSAGVDFVRIDKVMEKFGWPMGPAYLMDVVGIDTGHHGRDVMAEGFPDRMKDDRRSAVDVLYEAKRLGQKNGKGFYAYETDKNGKQKKVADPSVLEVLKPIVFEQREVTDDDILNWMMIPLCLETVRCLEDGIVETAAEADMGLVYGIGFPPFRGGALRYIDSIGVAEFVALADQYADLGALYHPTAKLREMAKTGQRFFG, encoded by the coding sequence ATGATTTACGAAGGTAAAGCCATCACGGTTAAGGCTCTTGAAAGTGGCATCGTCGAATTGAAATTCGACCTCAAGGGTGAGTCCGTCAACAAGTTCAACCGTCTAACCCTGAACGAACTGCGTCAGGCCGTAGACACCATCAAGGCAGATAATTCGATCAAGGGTGTGATCGTCAGCAGTGGCAAGGACGTGTTCATCGTTGGCGCCGACATCACCGAATTTGTCGAGAACTTCAAGCTGCCCGATGCAGAGCTTGTGGCAGGCAACCTCGAAGCCAACAGGATCTTCAGCGATTTCGAAGACCTGAACGTCCCGACTGTCGCCGCGATCAACGGCATCGCCCTGGGCGGCGGTCTGGAAATGTGCCTGGCGGCGGACTACCGCGTCATGGCCAACACCGCCAAGATCGGCCTGCCGGAAGTCAAGCTGGGCATCTACCCAGGCTTCGGCGGTACCGTGCGCCTGCCGCGCATCATCGGTGCCGACAACGCCATCGAGTGGATTGCCGCCGGCAAGGAAAACCGCGCTGAAGACGCGCTGAAAGTCGGCGCCGTCGACGCTGTGGTCGCCCCGGAGAAACTCCTGGACGCCGCACTCAACCTGATCAAGGGCGCCATCTCCGGCGAGTTTGACTACAAGGCCAAGCGTCAGCCGAAGCTGGAAAAGCTCAAGCTCAACGCCATCGAACAGATGATGTCGTTCGAAACCGCCAAAGGTTTCGTCGCAGGCCAGGCCGGCCCGAACTACCCGGCACCGGTCGAAGCGATCAAGACCATCCAGAAAGCCGCGAACTTCGGTCGTGACAAGGCGCTGGAAGTCGAAGCCGCCGGTTTCGTCAAACTGGCCAAGACCTCTGCTGCGCAGTGCTTGATCGGTCTGTTCCTGAACGATCAGGAATTGAAGAAAAAGGCCAAGGCCTACGACGAAATCGCCAAGGACGTGAAGCAGGCTGCGGTATTGGGCGCTGGCATCATGGGTGGCGGTATCGCTTATCAGTCGGCGTCCAAAGGCACGCCGATCCTGATGAAAGACATCAACGAGCACGGCATCGAGCAAGGCCTGGCGGAAGCCGCCAAGCTGCTGGTGAGCCGCGTTGATAAAGGTCGCATGACCGCGGCGAAGATGGCTGAAGTGCTCAACGGCATTCGTCCGACCCTGTCCTACGGTGACTTCGGTCACGTCGACCTGGTCGTTGAAGCCGTCGTCGAGAACCCCAAGGTCAAGCAAGCCGTGCTGGCTGAAGTGGAAGGCCAGGTCAAGGAGGACACCATCCTCGCGTCCAACACCTCGACCATTTCCATCACCTTGCTGGCCAAGGCCCTCAAGCGTCCGGAAAACTTCGTCGGCATGCACTTCTTCAACCCGGTGCACATGATGCCGCTGGTGGAAGTGATCCGTGGCGAGAAGTCCAGCGAGCTGGCGATTGCCACCACCGTGGCCTACGCCAAGAAAATGGGCAAGAACCCGATCGTCGTCAACGACTGCCCGGGCTTTTTGGTCAACCGCGTGCTGTTCCCGTACTTCGGCGGTTTCGCCAAGCTGGTCAGCGCCGGTGTGGACTTCGTGCGCATCGACAAGGTCATGGAAAAATTCGGCTGGCCGATGGGCCCGGCGTACCTGATGGACGTGGTCGGCATCGACACCGGCCACCACGGTCGCGACGTGATGGCTGAAGGTTTCCCGGACCGCATGAAAGACGACCGCCGCTCGGCCGTCGACGTGCTCTATGAAGCCAAGCGCCTGGGCCAGAAGAACGGCAAGGGCTTCTACGCCTACGAGACCGACAAGAACGGCAAGCAGAAGAAAGTCGCCGACCCGTCGGTGCTGGAAGTGCTCAAGCCGATCGTGTTCGAACAGCGTGAAGTCACCGACGACGACATCCTCAACTGGATGATGATCCCGCTGTGCCTGGAGACCGTGCGTTGCCTGGAAGACGGCATCGTCGAAACCGCCGCCGAAGCCGACATGGGCCTGGTCTACGGTATTGGTTTCCCTCCATTCCGCGGCGGTGCGCTGCGCTACATCGATTCGATCGGTGTGGCCGAGTTCGTTGCCCTGGCTGACCAGTACGCTGATTTGGGCGCGCTGTACCACCCGACCGCAAAACTGCGTGAAATGGCCAAAACCGGCCAACGGTTCTTCGGTTAA
- the fadA gene encoding acetyl-CoA C-acyltransferase FadA, which translates to MSLNPRDVVIVDFGRTPMGRSKGGMHRNTRAEDMSAHLISKLLERNVKVDPNEVEDVIWGCVNQTLEQGWNIARMASLMTQIPHTAAGQTVSRLCGSSMSALHTAAQAIMTGNGDVFVVGGVEHMGHVSMMHGVDPNPHMSLYAAKASGMMGLTAEMLGKMHGITREQQDAFGLRSHQLAHKATLEGKFKDEIIPMQGYDENGFLKLFDYDETIRPETTLESLAALKPAFNPKGGTVTAGTSSQITDGASCMIVMSAQRAQDLGIQPLAVIRSMAVAGVDPAIMGYGPVPATQKALKRAGLGISDIDFFELNEAFAAQALPVLKDLKVLDKMNEKVNLHGGAIALGHPFGCSGARISGTLLNVMKQNGGTFGVATMCIGLGQGISTVFERV; encoded by the coding sequence ATGAGCTTGAATCCTAGAGACGTCGTGATTGTCGACTTCGGTCGTACGCCGATGGGCCGCTCCAAGGGCGGCATGCACCGCAACACCCGCGCCGAAGACATGTCGGCGCACCTGATCAGCAAACTGCTGGAACGCAACGTCAAGGTCGACCCGAACGAAGTCGAAGACGTGATCTGGGGCTGTGTGAACCAGACCCTGGAGCAGGGCTGGAACATCGCCCGCATGGCGTCCCTGATGACGCAGATCCCGCACACCGCTGCCGGCCAGACCGTCAGCCGCCTGTGTGGCTCGTCGATGAGTGCCTTGCACACTGCCGCGCAAGCGATCATGACCGGCAACGGTGACGTGTTCGTGGTGGGCGGCGTCGAGCACATGGGCCACGTGAGCATGATGCACGGTGTCGATCCGAACCCGCACATGTCGCTGTACGCGGCGAAAGCCTCGGGCATGATGGGCCTGACCGCGGAAATGCTCGGCAAGATGCACGGCATCACTCGCGAACAACAGGACGCTTTTGGCTTGCGCTCCCACCAGCTCGCCCACAAGGCGACCCTGGAAGGCAAGTTCAAGGACGAAATCATCCCGATGCAGGGCTATGACGAGAACGGTTTCCTGAAACTGTTCGACTACGACGAAACCATTCGTCCGGAAACCACCCTGGAAAGCCTGGCGGCTTTGAAGCCAGCGTTTAACCCGAAGGGCGGCACCGTGACAGCGGGTACTTCGTCGCAGATCACCGACGGTGCTTCGTGCATGATCGTGATGTCGGCGCAGCGTGCCCAGGACCTGGGCATCCAGCCGCTGGCGGTTATCCGCTCGATGGCGGTGGCTGGTGTGGACCCGGCGATCATGGGCTATGGTCCAGTACCGGCGACGCAAAAAGCACTGAAGCGTGCGGGCCTTGGCATCAGCGATATCGACTTCTTCGAGCTCAACGAAGCGTTCGCCGCACAGGCCTTGCCGGTGCTGAAAGATTTGAAAGTGCTCGACAAGATGAACGAGAAGGTTAACCTGCACGGCGGCGCGATCGCCCTGGGTCATCCGTTCGGTTGCTCCGGTGCGCGTATCTCCGGCACCCTGTTGAACGTGATGAAGCAGAATGGCGGCACCTTCGGGGTAGCTACCATGTGCATTGGTCTCGGCCAAGGCATCTCCACCGTCTTCGAACGCGTTTAA
- a CDS encoding DUF1653 domain-containing protein: MPIQPGLYEHYKGPQYRVFSIARHSETEEEVVFYQALYGDYGFWVRPLSMFLESVEVDGEQVPRFALVQAEPSLFSKP; this comes from the coding sequence ATGCCGATACAACCTGGTCTGTACGAGCATTACAAAGGTCCGCAGTACCGCGTATTCAGCATCGCGCGGCATTCGGAAACCGAAGAGGAAGTGGTCTTCTACCAAGCCCTGTATGGCGATTACGGCTTTTGGGTGCGTCCCTTGAGCATGTTCCTGGAGTCGGTCGAGGTTGACGGCGAACAGGTGCCGCGCTTTGCTTTGGTGCAAGCCGAACCGAGCCTTTTTTCCAAGCCATAA